In the genome of Hymenobacter cellulosivorans, one region contains:
- a CDS encoding YpdA family putative bacillithiol disulfide reductase, translated as MLENANSAGATPAAYDAVVIGAGPVGLACALEVQRRGLTVCVVDKGALVNSVVGYPTNMEFFSTPELLEIGGYPFPTAHYKPLREDALDYYRRVAVSEKLPLRLYERVLGLEGQPGAYEVVTEKGRLVARYVIVATGFFDVPNRLPVPGADAPHVSYYYKEPYLHMGQSVVVIGAKNSAAKAALQLVRAGAHVTLVVRGAAVSESVKYWIRPDLLNRIAEGRIKALYNTTVLGISAAGVAVSTPEGELLLPADYVYALTGYRPDYSLLEALGVSFQDDAARTPTHNPETFETNRPGVFLAGTVCGGLNTSRWFIENGRHHAAVIASQLGVK; from the coding sequence ATGCTTGAAAATGCTAATTCTGCCGGAGCCACGCCGGCTGCCTACGATGCCGTGGTTATCGGGGCCGGCCCCGTGGGCCTGGCCTGTGCCCTGGAAGTACAGCGCCGGGGCCTCACCGTCTGCGTGGTGGACAAGGGCGCGCTGGTCAATTCCGTGGTGGGCTACCCTACCAACATGGAGTTTTTCTCCACGCCCGAGTTGCTCGAAATCGGTGGCTACCCCTTCCCTACGGCCCACTACAAACCGCTGCGCGAAGATGCCCTCGACTATTACCGCCGCGTGGCCGTTTCCGAAAAGCTGCCGCTACGCCTCTACGAGCGGGTATTAGGCCTGGAAGGTCAGCCCGGGGCCTACGAAGTCGTGACCGAGAAAGGCCGCCTGGTCGCGCGCTACGTCATTGTAGCCACCGGCTTCTTCGACGTACCCAACCGCCTGCCCGTACCCGGCGCCGATGCGCCCCACGTGAGCTATTACTACAAGGAGCCCTACCTCCACATGGGTCAGTCGGTAGTGGTGATTGGGGCCAAGAACTCGGCGGCCAAAGCGGCGCTGCAGCTCGTGCGGGCTGGTGCGCACGTAACGCTGGTCGTGCGTGGCGCGGCCGTCTCGGAGTCGGTCAAGTACTGGATTCGGCCCGATCTGCTCAACCGCATTGCCGAAGGCCGGATCAAAGCCTTGTACAACACGACGGTCCTGGGCATTTCGGCGGCTGGCGTTGCGGTGTCTACGCCCGAGGGAGAGTTGCTGCTGCCCGCCGACTACGTATACGCCCTGACTGGCTACCGCCCCGATTACAGTCTGCTCGAAGCCCTGGGCGTATCGTTTCAGGACGACGCGGCCCGCACGCCAACCCACAACCCTGAAACGTTCGAAACTAACCGACCCGGGGTGTTTCTGGCCGGTACCGTCTGCGGAGGCCTCAATACCAGCCGCTGGTTTATTGAAAATGGCCGCCACCACGCGGCCGTCATTGCTAGTCAATTGGGGGTTAAATAG
- a CDS encoding lipocalin family protein, whose translation MHRLRLFLLVFVVLGLGAGCKKEKTDLKAALLTGKNWQITAIAITSTGSQTGTVDGYALLQPCEKDNYLRFSSDKTLVLNEGASRCPDTEQQSAGSWDARSDYSTLTIQLNRYSRIAGIQMDIVTLEENQLVLKSTVVQPDQTVVTTTTFSGQ comes from the coding sequence ATGCACCGTCTACGTCTGTTTTTGCTCGTGTTCGTGGTTTTGGGTCTGGGAGCGGGCTGCAAAAAGGAAAAGACCGATTTGAAAGCCGCCCTGCTGACCGGCAAAAACTGGCAGATAACGGCCATTGCCATTACCTCGACGGGCTCCCAGACTGGCACCGTCGACGGCTACGCGCTGCTGCAGCCCTGCGAAAAAGACAATTACCTGCGCTTCAGCTCCGACAAAACCCTGGTCCTAAACGAGGGCGCCAGCCGTTGCCCCGATACTGAACAGCAGTCGGCCGGCAGCTGGGATGCCCGCTCCGACTACAGCACACTAACTATTCAGCTGAACCGCTACAGTCGCATTGCAGGCATCCAGATGGACATCGTGACGCTGGAAGAAAACCAACTCGTGCTGAAAAGCACCGTAGTGCAGCCCGACCAGACGGTGGTTACCACGACTACGTTCAGCGGGCAATAA
- a CDS encoding DoxX family protein codes for MPQQTSTSTAQNLARVLLGSFMVVAGVSHLTVARREFQAQVPDFVPFDKDTVVLQSGVVEIGLGLALLLWKRRRREMGLGLGAFYAAVFPGNIHQYTHHLSAFGLDTDAKRLGRLFFQPVLIGTALWSTGALQGKKRKL; via the coding sequence ATGCCTCAGCAGACTTCTACTTCCACCGCTCAAAACCTGGCCCGCGTCCTGCTGGGCTCCTTCATGGTCGTGGCCGGTGTCAGCCACCTCACCGTTGCCCGCCGCGAGTTTCAGGCCCAAGTTCCAGACTTTGTCCCGTTCGACAAGGACACTGTGGTACTGCAATCGGGCGTGGTTGAAATTGGCCTCGGGCTGGCCCTGCTGCTCTGGAAGCGGCGGCGCCGGGAAATGGGCCTGGGCTTAGGAGCTTTCTACGCGGCAGTATTTCCCGGCAACATTCACCAATACACGCACCACCTTTCCGCCTTCGGCCTCGATACCGACGCCAAGCGGCTGGGCCGGTTATTTTTCCAACCCGTGCTCATCGGCACGGCTTTGTGGTCGACAGGGGCCCTGCAAGGGAAGAAGCGGAAGTTATAA
- the polA gene encoding DNA polymerase I, with amino-acid sequence MTDATQPRKKLFLLDAFALIYRAHFAFSKNPRINSKGMNTGAVLGFTNTLVEVLQKEKPTHIGVAFDAAKKTFRHEQFAEYKAQRQAMPEDIGTAIPYIKKIIQAFNIPILMVDGFEADDVIGTLAQRAEEHGFEEVYMMTPDKDYCQLVTEKIKIYRPAFMGNSAEVLDLDHVLQRFEIDRVDQVTDILGLQGDASDNIPGIPGIGEKTAKALIKQYGSVENLIANVDQLKGKQQENVRNFAEQGLLSKDLATIHVNVPIPFEPEELCCSVPDEEKLTALFDELEFRQLAARVLKTGPARTSATPISPAKGKKSLVPTGAGHQANLFAAPVGITEFIEEDEDTGPIVRRTLAEVPHNYHLIDTPALRQDLLKFLLLQKEVSFDTETTGLDTMTARLVGLSFCWLPGEAYYVPVPHVDQDAAQALVDEFRPFLEHEGITKIGQNIKYDLTILKHYGIRIGGPLFDTMLAHYLLEPDMRHNMDVLAETYLHYTPVSIIELIGPKGKKQKTMADLPPAEVADYACEDADVTLQLKHVFEPKLAALGLLKLLNEVENPLVPVLADVEYEGVRIDSSAMGEYSAQLQGYITDIEKQIFAAAGQEFNIGSPKQLGEILFDKLQLGGGKIKKTKTGQYATGEEVLSVLAAENPVAALILEHRQLTKLRSTYVEALPQLVCEADGRVHTSFNQAVTATGRLSSTNPNLQNIPIRTEKGREIRKAFVPRDDEHTLVAADYSQIELRIMADFSKDATMIEAFRQGIDIHSSTASKVFKVPLEQVDSEMRRKAKTVNFGIIYGISAFGLAQRLGIGRKEAVDIIDAYFQEFPAVKQFMDASINKAREQEYAETLLGRRRYLRDINSRNATLRGFTERNAINAPIQGTAADIIKIAMIRIHEWLDKENLGTKMILQVHDELVFDAPKSEVDYIIPRIKELMIGALPLSVPMEVEVGTGQNWLQAH; translated from the coding sequence ATGACCGACGCCACCCAACCCCGCAAAAAGCTCTTCCTGCTCGACGCCTTTGCCCTGATTTACCGGGCCCACTTTGCCTTTAGCAAGAACCCGCGCATCAACTCCAAGGGCATGAATACCGGCGCCGTGCTGGGCTTTACCAACACGCTGGTGGAAGTGCTGCAAAAGGAAAAGCCCACCCACATCGGCGTAGCCTTCGACGCGGCCAAGAAGACCTTCCGCCACGAGCAGTTTGCCGAGTACAAGGCCCAGCGCCAGGCCATGCCCGAGGACATCGGCACAGCCATTCCCTACATCAAAAAGATTATCCAGGCCTTCAACATCCCAATTCTGATGGTGGATGGCTTCGAGGCCGACGACGTGATTGGCACCTTGGCCCAGCGCGCCGAGGAACACGGCTTCGAGGAGGTGTATATGATGACGCCCGACAAGGACTACTGCCAGCTCGTCACCGAGAAAATCAAGATTTACCGGCCCGCTTTCATGGGCAACTCGGCCGAGGTGCTGGACCTGGACCACGTGCTGCAGCGCTTCGAAATAGACCGAGTTGACCAAGTTACCGACATCCTGGGCTTGCAGGGCGACGCCTCCGACAACATTCCCGGCATTCCCGGCATTGGCGAGAAGACGGCCAAGGCCCTGATCAAGCAGTACGGCTCGGTCGAAAACCTGATTGCCAACGTGGACCAGCTCAAGGGCAAGCAACAGGAAAATGTGCGCAACTTCGCCGAGCAGGGCCTGCTGAGCAAGGATCTGGCGACGATTCACGTCAACGTGCCCATTCCCTTCGAGCCCGAGGAGCTGTGCTGCTCCGTGCCCGACGAGGAAAAGCTCACTGCCCTGTTTGATGAGCTCGAATTCCGCCAGCTGGCTGCCCGGGTGCTCAAAACCGGCCCGGCCCGCACCTCAGCCACGCCCATCAGCCCGGCCAAAGGCAAGAAAAGCCTCGTGCCGACCGGCGCTGGGCACCAGGCCAATCTGTTTGCCGCGCCCGTAGGCATCACTGAGTTTATTGAGGAAGACGAGGACACTGGCCCTATCGTGCGCCGCACCCTGGCCGAAGTACCCCACAACTACCACCTCATCGACACGCCTGCGCTGCGCCAGGACCTGCTCAAGTTTCTGCTGCTGCAAAAGGAAGTCAGCTTCGACACCGAGACTACCGGCCTCGACACGATGACGGCGCGCCTGGTAGGCCTATCCTTTTGCTGGCTGCCCGGCGAGGCCTACTACGTGCCCGTGCCCCACGTCGACCAGGACGCGGCCCAGGCCCTGGTCGACGAGTTCCGGCCTTTCCTGGAGCACGAGGGCATCACCAAGATTGGCCAGAACATTAAGTACGACCTGACCATTCTCAAGCACTACGGCATCCGTATCGGCGGGCCACTGTTTGACACCATGCTGGCTCATTACCTGCTGGAGCCCGACATGCGCCACAACATGGACGTGCTGGCCGAAACCTACCTGCACTACACCCCAGTTTCCATCATCGAGCTGATTGGACCCAAGGGCAAAAAGCAGAAAACCATGGCCGACCTACCGCCCGCCGAGGTGGCTGACTACGCCTGCGAAGATGCCGACGTGACGTTGCAGCTCAAGCATGTCTTCGAGCCCAAGCTGGCGGCCCTGGGCTTGCTCAAGCTGCTCAACGAAGTAGAAAACCCGCTGGTGCCGGTGCTGGCCGACGTGGAGTACGAAGGCGTCCGGATTGACTCCAGCGCCATGGGCGAGTACTCGGCCCAGCTCCAGGGCTACATCACCGACATCGAGAAGCAGATTTTTGCCGCCGCCGGCCAGGAGTTCAACATTGGCTCGCCCAAGCAGCTCGGTGAAATCCTGTTCGACAAGCTCCAGCTCGGCGGCGGTAAAATCAAGAAAACCAAGACCGGCCAGTACGCTACCGGTGAGGAAGTACTCAGCGTGCTGGCCGCCGAAAACCCCGTGGCCGCCCTGATTTTGGAGCACCGCCAGCTTACCAAACTCCGCAGTACCTACGTAGAGGCCTTGCCTCAGCTGGTGTGCGAGGCCGACGGTCGGGTGCATACAAGCTTCAACCAGGCCGTTACGGCCACCGGCCGCCTGAGCAGCACCAACCCCAACTTGCAGAACATTCCGATTCGGACCGAGAAAGGCCGGGAAATCCGCAAGGCTTTCGTGCCGCGGGATGATGAGCACACGCTGGTAGCGGCCGACTACTCCCAGATTGAGCTGCGCATCATGGCCGACTTCTCCAAGGACGCCACCATGATTGAGGCCTTCCGCCAGGGCATCGACATCCACAGCAGCACGGCCAGCAAGGTATTCAAGGTGCCGCTGGAGCAGGTTGACTCGGAAATGCGCCGCAAGGCCAAGACCGTCAACTTCGGCATCATCTACGGTATTTCGGCCTTTGGCCTGGCCCAGCGCCTGGGTATCGGCCGCAAGGAAGCCGTGGACATCATCGACGCTTACTTCCAGGAGTTCCCGGCCGTGAAGCAGTTCATGGATGCCAGCATCAATAAGGCCCGGGAGCAGGAATACGCCGAAACCCTGCTGGGCCGCCGCCGCTACCTGCGCGACATCAACTCCCGCAACGCCACGCTGCGCGGCTTTACCGAGCGCAACGCCATTAACGCCCCCATCCAGGGTACCGCCGCCGACATCATCAAGATTGCCATGATCCGCATCCATGAGTGGCTGGACAAGGAAAACCTGGGCACCAAGATGATTCTGCAGGTACACGACGAATTGGTGTTCGACGCGCCCAAGTCGGAGGTCGACTACATCATTCCGCGCATCAAGGAGCTCATGATTGGGGCCCTGCCCCTGAGCGTGCCGATGGAAGTAGAAGTGGGCACGGGCCAGAACTGGCTGCAGGCCCACTAG
- a CDS encoding T9SS type A sorting domain-containing protein produces the protein MRKLLQAGLILACSLLGATQGSAQALDGTFIRPTVLQSATVDNAVQQADGKFIVAGNFTRVNGDEVAGLARLNADGTADTDFNNTTYSRSTITKVRLLTNGQIILQGYGNLTVAGRTTHTLAKINANGTPVADFMPGSGPAGSGPAALDVAAVAVQADNKIVVGGSFVSYSGVVAKGLVRLNANGSVDQAFATALGAGFTRSDAVAPIVRGVVVQPDGKLLVCGNFMNYNGSGRSGLLRLNPDGSLDTTFNPVSSTMTSGFDMLAVALDPRTNNIVAATTNFSKQLVRLTPTGQEDASFALTSNPGCISYGTSNSDELAVDASGRVLLSSCFGNYGGANNSYLTRFLANGQPDTQFAIGNKLDGRVLSVRPLANGQVLIGGSFSRYGSLHNVNMLVLDANGQAQSTPLPRLMQTGTVLAIKQQADGKLVVGGRFWEINGQAAANVARLNSDGTLDPAFDLTGVNGQVRQVAIATDGRIVVGGVFTATGSVASNQVARLLSDGRPDATFTAPAPDPRGAATVFGVYAMALQTDGKVLRGGSSLSIGGYTSTIHRLLPNGAIDAAYATQAGSIVPASTVYAIENLPDNKHYIAGAGQANQPSLVRLNADGSRDNSFAAGVAPSNAPMTIQVLQSMPNGKLLAGGSFTSYNGASAAQLVQLNADGTVDTNYTLPTLTGSAVVALARYANGRVLAGSSFLNVNGVARGSLVRFNPDGSYDASFANVLTNGFLGFPSPGALVLQADEKILLSGLNLLIDGQSRAPLTRLTASNVLAVSSRQSTARTEAWPNPAHAALHLSLEATAKPSQVVLLDALGKTVLSQPVASPELTLPVQELRAGIYLLRVHYADGPVTRRVVLE, from the coding sequence ATGAGGAAACTACTACAAGCAGGCCTTATTCTGGCGTGCAGCCTTCTGGGAGCTACACAGGGTAGTGCGCAAGCCCTTGATGGAACATTCATCCGGCCCACCGTATTGCAATCGGCTACGGTAGACAATGCGGTGCAGCAAGCCGATGGCAAGTTCATCGTGGCCGGCAACTTTACCCGGGTAAACGGCGACGAGGTAGCCGGCCTGGCCCGGCTGAACGCCGATGGCACGGCCGATACCGACTTCAACAACACGACCTACAGCCGCTCCACTATCACCAAGGTCCGGCTTCTGACCAACGGGCAAATTATTCTGCAAGGCTACGGTAACCTTACCGTAGCTGGGCGGACCACCCATACGCTGGCTAAGATCAATGCCAATGGTACACCGGTGGCAGACTTCATGCCGGGCAGCGGCCCCGCCGGCTCAGGTCCGGCGGCACTCGACGTAGCGGCGGTGGCTGTGCAAGCCGACAACAAGATTGTGGTCGGCGGCAGCTTTGTCAGCTACAGCGGCGTGGTAGCCAAAGGCCTGGTCCGGCTGAATGCCAACGGCAGCGTCGATCAGGCATTCGCCACGGCCCTGGGTGCCGGCTTCACGCGCTCTGATGCCGTGGCGCCCATCGTGCGGGGCGTAGTGGTGCAGCCCGATGGCAAACTTCTGGTGTGCGGCAACTTCATGAATTACAACGGCTCGGGCCGGAGCGGGCTGCTTCGCCTCAACCCCGACGGTTCCCTGGATACCACTTTCAACCCGGTATCCAGCACCATGACCAGCGGCTTCGATATGCTGGCCGTAGCCCTCGATCCGCGCACCAATAACATCGTGGCCGCCACGACAAACTTTTCCAAGCAGCTGGTGCGGCTCACGCCCACCGGTCAGGAAGATGCCTCTTTTGCCCTAACCTCTAACCCGGGCTGCATAAGCTATGGCACCAGCAACAGCGATGAGCTGGCCGTAGATGCCAGCGGCCGGGTACTTCTGAGCAGTTGCTTTGGCAACTACGGTGGAGCCAATAACTCTTATCTGACGCGCTTTTTAGCCAACGGGCAGCCGGATACGCAGTTTGCCATTGGCAATAAGCTTGATGGCCGGGTGCTCAGTGTGCGGCCCTTAGCCAACGGCCAGGTGTTAATTGGCGGCAGCTTCAGCCGCTACGGCAGCCTCCACAATGTGAATATGCTGGTGCTCGATGCCAATGGCCAGGCACAATCTACCCCACTGCCCCGGCTGATGCAGACAGGTACCGTGCTGGCCATCAAGCAGCAAGCCGACGGCAAGTTGGTCGTTGGGGGCCGTTTCTGGGAGATTAACGGGCAAGCGGCCGCCAACGTAGCTCGCCTCAACTCCGACGGCACGCTCGACCCAGCCTTTGATCTGACGGGCGTAAACGGGCAGGTGCGCCAGGTGGCCATTGCCACGGATGGTCGCATCGTGGTCGGCGGTGTGTTTACCGCCACGGGTTCGGTGGCCAGCAATCAGGTAGCTCGTTTGCTGAGCGACGGTCGGCCGGATGCTACATTTACAGCTCCAGCACCCGATCCGCGGGGAGCAGCTACTGTTTTTGGGGTGTATGCTATGGCCCTGCAAACGGATGGCAAAGTGCTCAGAGGCGGCTCTAGCTTGAGCATCGGAGGGTATACCAGCACCATTCACCGATTGCTGCCCAATGGCGCTATTGATGCGGCTTATGCCACGCAGGCAGGTAGCATCGTGCCGGCTTCGACGGTATACGCCATCGAGAATCTGCCCGACAACAAGCACTACATAGCCGGGGCCGGCCAGGCAAACCAACCCAGCTTGGTTCGACTCAATGCTGACGGCAGCCGGGACAATAGCTTTGCGGCGGGTGTAGCGCCATCCAATGCCCCCATGACTATTCAAGTACTACAGTCCATGCCGAATGGTAAGCTGCTGGCGGGCGGCTCGTTTACCAGCTACAATGGCGCCTCAGCGGCGCAGTTGGTCCAGCTTAACGCCGACGGCACAGTCGATACGAACTATACCTTGCCCACCCTGACGGGCTCCGCAGTAGTGGCCCTGGCGCGTTATGCCAACGGCCGGGTGCTGGCCGGCAGCAGCTTTTTGAACGTGAACGGTGTGGCCCGCGGCTCTCTGGTGCGCTTTAACCCGGATGGCTCCTACGATGCTTCCTTCGCCAATGTGCTTACTAATGGTTTCCTGGGCTTCCCCTCACCCGGCGCGCTGGTACTGCAGGCCGATGAGAAAATTCTGCTCAGTGGCCTTAACCTGCTAATTGACGGGCAGAGCCGGGCGCCGCTCACGCGCCTGACGGCATCGAACGTGCTGGCTGTAAGCAGCCGGCAGAGCACGGCCCGTACCGAGGCCTGGCCCAACCCCGCTCATGCCGCGCTGCACCTGAGCCTGGAGGCTACAGCGAAGCCCAGCCAGGTAGTGCTGCTCGATGCGCTAGGCAAAACCGTGCTGAGCCAGCCCGTAGCCAGCCCCGAGCTAACCTTGCCCGTGCAGGAGTTGCGGGCGGGCATCTATCTGCTGCGCGTGCATTACGCCGATGGCCCTGTGACACGCCGTGTGGTATTGGAATAG
- a CDS encoding exonuclease domain-containing protein, giving the protein MRYISLDLETTGGNPARHQILELAAVVEDTKHLRPLAELPAFRRVVRHPEYTGTAGALALNARLLEELARKEPNPELCLPDELLPQLREFLLLHGFRPDKKDCVAVTMAGKNIASFDLGFLRLLPGYGTLVRAEPAMLDPAAFYLNWRKDSRLPTMTICKARAHFEDNTVAHQALADALDVVQLLRPFYELPLYKQVAPEQEGE; this is encoded by the coding sequence ATGCGCTACATTTCTCTTGACCTCGAAACCACCGGCGGTAACCCCGCCCGCCACCAGATTTTGGAGCTGGCGGCCGTGGTAGAAGACACCAAGCACCTGCGGCCCTTAGCGGAGCTGCCGGCTTTTCGCCGGGTGGTGCGCCACCCCGAATACACGGGCACGGCCGGGGCCCTGGCCCTGAATGCCCGCCTGCTGGAAGAGCTGGCCCGCAAGGAGCCCAACCCCGAGCTGTGCCTGCCCGACGAGCTGCTACCCCAGCTGCGCGAGTTTCTGCTGCTCCACGGCTTCCGGCCCGACAAGAAAGACTGCGTGGCCGTGACAATGGCCGGTAAGAATATTGCCTCCTTCGACCTGGGCTTCCTGCGCTTGCTGCCCGGTTATGGTACCTTGGTGCGGGCTGAGCCGGCGATGCTCGACCCCGCCGCCTTTTACCTGAACTGGCGTAAAGACTCCCGCCTGCCCACGATGACTATCTGCAAGGCTCGGGCCCACTTCGAGGACAATACCGTGGCCCACCAGGCCCTAGCCGATGCCCTGGACGTAGTGCAGCTGCTGCGGCCGTTTTATGAGCTGCCGCTATATAAGCAGGTAGCCCCGGAGCAAGAAGGGGAGTAG
- a CDS encoding T9SS type A sorting domain-containing protein, giving the protein MSWTTGSASGQTVDASFQPTTLYSPSDARAAVTQPDGKRLVVGQYTRTDAGVGTQLLVRYNADNTVDQAFAANVASLRGYIYNVRVLTSGKLLLVGDGTITLNGLTRQDLMRLNADGTADASFNAGLASGNSSSNCSAVQPDGKLLIGGDFTSYNGVAVKSIVRLQADGAVDPTFNADTPSGSYALEITLQPDGKILVGFYYGGIVRLLPNGATDTGFTPPADVRRVTTIGVQPDGRILIGYKGPGRSTLIRVMPSGALDPTFTAPGRMLWYTYESDLFDGEKLVVEPDGHILVALEGPNNGTTLQTLVRLNTDGTLATSFNSPLLSLAEKPEYNHDDFGYKINSIQLQANGQVLVAGRSFRLPGRRNAVVLLNANGTLDSAFNPVLLEQGSVSSVAQQTDGKLIVGGYFDEVNGVRATNLARFNADGSVDAAFTGLASPRFTVSKVKLQPDGKILLQGINPVTTSNTDRQLDRLLTTGAPDNTFQPVANTSVYTFCLLSDGRIVINDNYPGRVSCLLATGQPDPTFTPLTLTEAAQPVITELPNGKILVSGYFYEVMQNGYRQPLKSIIRLQPNGLIDPSFSSPVQQLLELYTLAMVVQPDGKIVLGTYFRSSEPATVPYGLFRLLPDGANDPTFTATPPIANGYGAIWAFALQPNGRILFSANGQELGRLLPNGQADPSFGAVTFGSVNFFTTPGYGGGLNDILMQSDGNIVVGGYFNTVNGQPTVSLARLTAPNVLHVASAQLEARTQAWPVPAHETLNLSLDAAAQPESVQLLDNLGRTVLRQSVAQAELSVPLRQVKAGVYLLRVNYANGPVTRRVVVE; this is encoded by the coding sequence ATGAGTTGGACTACTGGCAGTGCTAGTGGTCAGACGGTGGATGCTAGCTTTCAGCCAACCACGCTCTACTCGCCTTCTGATGCGCGGGCGGCCGTTACCCAGCCCGATGGCAAACGCCTAGTAGTAGGCCAGTACACCCGCACCGATGCTGGTGTGGGTACGCAGCTGCTGGTGCGTTACAATGCCGATAATACCGTGGACCAGGCATTTGCGGCTAATGTAGCTTCGCTCCGCGGCTATATCTACAATGTGCGGGTACTGACTTCCGGCAAGCTCCTGCTCGTCGGTGATGGTACTATTACGCTCAACGGCCTGACGCGCCAGGACCTGATGCGGCTCAATGCTGATGGTACCGCCGATGCCAGCTTCAATGCAGGTTTGGCCAGTGGGAACAGCTCCAGCAATTGTTCGGCCGTGCAGCCTGATGGTAAACTGCTGATAGGAGGCGACTTTACCAGCTATAATGGCGTAGCAGTGAAATCCATTGTGCGTTTACAAGCCGATGGCGCGGTTGACCCAACCTTCAACGCAGATACGCCTTCTGGAAGTTACGCGCTGGAAATAACCCTGCAGCCTGATGGGAAAATTCTGGTTGGGTTTTATTACGGTGGCATAGTTCGGCTGTTACCGAACGGCGCTACGGATACTGGTTTTACCCCACCTGCTGATGTAAGAAGGGTGACCACGATTGGGGTGCAGCCTGATGGTCGTATCCTGATCGGCTACAAGGGGCCTGGACGTAGTACCTTAATTCGGGTGATGCCTTCTGGGGCACTGGATCCGACCTTTACCGCGCCTGGCAGAATGCTCTGGTACACGTACGAATCGGACTTGTTTGATGGGGAAAAACTAGTGGTAGAGCCTGATGGTCATATTCTTGTTGCGCTGGAAGGCCCCAATAACGGCACTACGCTGCAAACGTTGGTACGGCTCAATACCGACGGCACCCTTGCTACCTCCTTTAATTCGCCACTGCTTTCTTTGGCGGAGAAGCCCGAATATAACCATGACGACTTTGGCTACAAGATCAACTCAATACAACTGCAGGCCAATGGACAGGTTCTGGTAGCCGGGAGAAGTTTCCGACTTCCAGGGCGGCGCAATGCTGTAGTACTGCTCAATGCCAACGGTACCCTTGACTCGGCCTTCAACCCCGTACTGCTGGAGCAGGGTAGCGTGAGTAGCGTGGCGCAGCAAACAGATGGTAAGCTAATCGTTGGAGGTTACTTCGATGAGGTGAACGGGGTGCGGGCTACCAACTTAGCCCGTTTCAATGCTGATGGGAGCGTGGATGCTGCTTTTACCGGCTTGGCATCCCCACGGTTTACGGTGAGCAAGGTGAAGCTTCAGCCCGACGGCAAAATCCTGCTCCAAGGAATAAACCCCGTCACGACCAGCAATACGGATCGGCAACTTGACCGCCTGCTGACTACGGGAGCCCCAGATAATACCTTTCAGCCCGTGGCAAATACGAGTGTTTACACGTTTTGCCTGCTCTCCGACGGCCGTATTGTCATCAACGATAATTATCCTGGCCGGGTGAGTTGTCTGCTGGCTACCGGGCAGCCTGACCCCACTTTTACACCGCTCACCTTAACTGAGGCAGCACAACCAGTAATTACTGAATTGCCGAACGGTAAGATCTTAGTGTCCGGGTATTTCTACGAGGTGATGCAGAACGGTTACCGTCAACCTCTGAAATCTATAATACGGCTACAGCCCAATGGCCTGATTGACCCCTCTTTTTCCTCTCCGGTTCAGCAACTGCTGGAATTGTATACGCTGGCAATGGTAGTCCAGCCCGACGGCAAGATCGTGCTGGGAACTTACTTCCGGTCTAGTGAGCCGGCAACTGTACCGTATGGCCTATTCCGGCTGCTACCCGATGGGGCCAACGACCCTACCTTCACGGCAACCCCACCCATAGCGAATGGTTACGGTGCGATATGGGCCTTCGCCTTACAACCCAACGGCCGTATTTTGTTCAGCGCTAATGGGCAGGAGCTGGGTAGACTGCTGCCTAATGGACAAGCGGATCCATCTTTTGGAGCTGTCACCTTTGGTAGCGTGAATTTTTTCACTACTCCTGGTTATGGCGGAGGCCTGAATGATATCCTGATGCAGTCTGATGGCAACATTGTCGTCGGTGGGTACTTCAACACCGTAAATGGCCAGCCGACAGTGAGTCTAGCCCGCCTCACAGCCCCGAACGTGCTGCACGTAGCCAGCGCCCAACTCGAAGCCCGCACCCAGGCCTGGCCCGTGCCCGCCCACGAAACGCTGAACCTCTCGCTCGATGCCGCTGCCCAGCCCGAGTCGGTGCAGCTGCTCGACAACCTAGGCCGCACGGTGCTGCGTCAGTCCGTCGCGCAAGCCGAGTTGAGCGTACCGCTGCGGCAGGTGAAAGCCGGCGTGTATCTGCTGCGTGTGAACTACGCCAATGGGCCAGTAACCCGCCGTGTAGTGGTTGAGTAA